The window GAGTACTTCTTCGAGAGCGTGATGATCTTTTTGTACATCGGGTGCATGACGCGACGCTCGACCAAGACGGTAATCGTCTTCTCGCGCTTGTCGCTCACCACCCGACCTTGCAGAACTCGCCTGGGCATGTCCGTGAAATCCTCTTAGGAGGCCTTGGCCGGCTTGACGTTCAGCACGGTCTTGATGCGTGCGATATCGCGGCGCACCGACTTGACCCGTGCGGTGTTCTCGAGCTGCCCGGAGGCTGCCTGGAAACGTAGGTTGAACTGCTCCTTCTTCAGATCGAGAAGCAGCTGCGCCAGCTCGTCCGGCGACTTCGTGCGCAAATCCTGGGCGTCCATGGCTTCAGCCCTCCTCGCCGATGCGCGCGACCACGCGGGTGGCGAGCGGCAGCTTGGCCGCCGCCAGCTCGAAGGCGCGGTGGGCAAGCTCGCGCGACACGCCGTCGAGCTCGAACATGATCCGGCCGGGCTTCACCCGGCAGACCCAGAACTCGGGCGTGCCCTTGC is drawn from Pseudomonadota bacterium and contains these coding sequences:
- the rpmC gene encoding 50S ribosomal protein L29, coding for MDAQDLRTKSPDELAQLLLDLKKEQFNLRFQAASGQLENTARVKSVRRDIARIKTVLNVKPAKAS
- the rpsQ gene encoding 30S ribosomal protein S17, with product MPRRVLQGRVVSDKREKTITVLVERRVMHPMYKKIITLSKKYSAHDPNNTHKVGDMVKIRECRPLSKTKRWEVLDEASAGASA